The genomic interval GATTCCGATTCCAAAGTATTCTGTCTCTTCACGCCCGAGCTCACAGTCTGGACCGAGACCGGCGAGCTTCAGCCCTCTACCGGAGCGGCCTCCCCTCAGCGCCCCTGAAGCAGCAACTCAAGGTCCAACAGAATCACAAAGACATAATCCAGAATCACAGAAGTCACACAAACCAGCGTTTACTGCCAGGGACGCTCATCCAGCATCTGATTGAGGAAGAGCACGTTGATGGCGAGGTCAAGGGTCTCGATGAAGGCCTTCAGACAGACCACAACCCAAACTTTTTACTGGATGACAGCACACCGTTGACCCCTCCACTTACAGAGGACCCTGTCTCTGTGACCTCTCCCTATTATTCCACCACTGGGGAGGGGGCATCTACTCCCACGGCGCCTACGTTTCGCTGCCATGCCTGCAAAGGAAAATTCCGCACAGCTTCAGAGTTGGCACGCCACGTCCGCATTCTCCATAACCCGTATAAATGCACCCTTTGTCCCTTCTCTGCCAGCCAAGAGGAGAGCCTGGCATCTCACTTGCAGGAGTGCCACCCTTCTCCAGAGGTTCCATCTCTGCCACCAGCCTTCAACTCAAGGCCCATTATTGCAACCCCTGACACTCCTGTGCCCACCCCGACCCATACCCCAGCCCCGACCCCGAACACCCCACAGGTgacaccagctgctgcagcggcAGTGTCCCCCACACTGCCAGCGTTTCGCTGTGAAATTTGCGGACAGCGGTTTACCCAGTCATGGTTCCTTAAGGGACATATGCGAAAGCACAAAGACTCCCTGGACCATAAGTGCCAGGTATGTGGCCGTGGCTTCAAGGAGCCTTGGTTCCTCAAAAACCACATGAAAGTTCATCTCAACAAGCTTGGACTGAAAGCTGGGCTGGGAACTCTTGGGGGGCCGGGAGGTGCTAATCAGCAGGCCAAAGGCTCCGCAAGTAATCACTCTCTCAACGCCCTCTACTCCAGCCTCCTTCTGGCCCAGCGAGGAGGTGGCAGAGGTGGAAGGTCAGAGAGGAACGCTGGAGGCAGACTAGGGATGGGATCAAGCAAGTCAGCCATCCTAGGATACCTGGGGCTGCCCAGTGATGGCAGTGGGGCCAGCTGCATGGAGAGACTTCAAGCAGTGGCTCAGGTGGCAGAGATGGGaaatggtggtggtgggattGGCGGCCCAGGAGGTGGAGACCTGGGAAGAGCTGCTAGAGCCACGGGTGACGCTACAGCATCGGTTTCTGAAGGAGAACAGGCAACTTGGTGGCAGCTGGTAGCTCGCAGCCTTGCAGtcgctcagcagcagcagcagcagcaacatcagcagcagcagcagcagcaacagcagcagcagcagcagcagcaacagcagcagcaacagcagcagcagcagcagcagcagcaacagcagaggTCCCACCAGCAAGGCCAGCAGCAGGGCCAGCGAGGAGCGGGTCGGAGCTCTGTGATCACAGACGCTGACCAAGTAAGAGCCTACCTTGGAGGTCTAGATCCAAGAGAAGACTCAGGAGCAGGAGGGCCATGGGAGTGCCCCGACTGCGGGAAGCTATTCCGCAGCCTGCAGCAGGTGGTGGTTCACGCTCGCGTTCACACTCAGAGGCCCCAGAAAGGAGGCGGCGGCGAGGTGGAGGGAGGCGGTAGTCGTCGCGGAGCGGGACTGGGAAGAGCAGGCAGCGGCGAAGTGAGGCAGGAATCGCAGCTTCACGGTGGCGGATCCCAACAAGCGGGAGAAGTGAGACAGGAATCCAAACTGCACAGCGGTGGATCACAACAAGCAGGAGCAGCTACGGGGTTTCACTCTATCATCTCAACCTTCAAAGGTACAATCGCATCcgcctttttttccatttggtcttttgggttgtgtttgtttgctcacATGTGAAGGTGCTATTATCACAAGAGTATGTTATTTCATATTGCTCCTCTGTTGTAAATAGAAGCTCTCGTGGGGGCCCTTTAACGCCAACTATTATCTGCACATTTTTCTCTCTACTTGCAGAAGAAAATGGCTTGACAGCAGTCTCCTCCATACCTTCAGTTCCCATCAGGGAGCGAGTGCGTGGTAGAGGAATAAAAGACTGCCCCTACTGTGGGAAAGCCTTCCGCTCCTCACACCACCTTAAAGTGCACCTGAGAGttcacacaggtgagaaacTCTTGTGAGTTTAAAAagccacatttattttttttaacctttataaATCCCGGGAAAGGTTTTGTTGAGCAGAgctatctttttttatttttttatttatttttacacatcaCCTCAGAGAGCTGGCCGGCGCTAATCATAGCATCTACTGCAGGCAGCTCCACCGAAGCAGCTCCTGCTTAAGTGCCTTGGTTGAGGGTATATTACCATTAAGCCACTTTAGGGAATAAAACTGGTAAAATATCTTCGTCTGTAACCTCATCCCCAAAAAACATGTTCTCCAGAAAAGTTCCCTTTTTCTGTCATGTGATTTGCCAGAAACTGAGCAAAGTGAAAACGGTTTGACATCGTTTTTTCTCACCTcgaccaaggaggttatgttttctttaaagtaTTGGAAAGGTCGGGGGATGGGTCAAGGAAGAGCACATTCAtttttggagcagatttgattacggtggcagatccaggatctttcttttcactgtcttttacattgtgagatatgacgttagccttggtggaggtttacATCTCTGAGCCTGTTTTATGTGTCTATACTTTACAGGATCAATGCATTTGAATTAATGCTAATGTGCAAATGTAAATGCACAATATTGAGCCATGCAGGCTGGTTTTCATCTGCAGGTTTACGGTTGAAAGCATCAAATTAACATATTGACACATGCATAAACACGCAGAAGTACATACACAGACATTATATCTATGAAAACTTGGACTAAGGCACAGAagtcctgctgtattctcacatggccTCGCTGTGACATTTCGTGGACATTTTACtcggaggctgcaggaaaagcaactgactcagacatttgcgtttcCCACACAGCCCCGGGGAAACATTTCAGGAAagtgtccagacttcagtgcaggtctgaaagcagctgttaTATTCTTACATTTCATATTCTTATGTTGAAGTCATGACGGGACATTATACCC from Hippoglossus stenolepis isolate QCI-W04-F060 chromosome 23, HSTE1.2, whole genome shotgun sequence carries:
- the znf219 gene encoding zinc finger protein 219 isoform X2, with amino-acid sequence MDSPPECVLSLSCEQPQSPPTLPSLDHSPQALSPHTQLSLPDSPVLLPIHSPGPSPLSPDTTPYFNLSPFPLHEEDNHHDVDEEDDEEGLDAVPPSPTPAVALFPGGGGQEAGCSPGLDTSPPVTPSAPLLGFETLELALSSGPSGTCNDELDLQLFQKDTVTRAIPGGGGASSGPALKFPCHVCGKRFRFQSILSLHARAHSLDRDRRASALYRSGLPSAPLKQQLKVQQNHKDIIQNHRSHTNQRLLPGTLIQHLIEEEHVDGEVKGLDEGLQTDHNPNFLLDDSTPLTPPLTEDPVSVTSPYYSTTGEGASTPTAPTFRCHACKGKFRTASELARHVRILHNPYKCTLCPFSASQEESLASHLQECHPSPEVPSLPPAFNSRPIIATPDTPVPTPTHTPAPTPNTPQVTPAAAAAVSPTLPAFRCEICGQRFTQSWFLKGHMRKHKDSLDHKCQVCGRGFKEPWFLKNHMKVHLNKLGLKAGLGTLGGPGGANQQAKGSASNHSLNALYSSLLLAQRGGGRGGRSERNAGGRLGMGSSKSAILGYLGLPSDGSGASCMERLQAVAQVAEMGNGGGGIGGPGGGDLGRAARATGDATASVSEGEQATWWQLVARSLAVAQQQQQQQHQQQQQQQQQQQQQQQQQQQQQQQQQQQQQQRSHQQGQQQGQRGAGRSSVITDADQVRAYLGGLDPREDSGAGGPWECPDCGKLFRSLQQVVVHARVHTQRPQKGGGGEVEGGGSRRGAGLGRAGSGEVRQESQLHGGGSQQAGEVRQESKLHSGGSQQAGAATGFHSIISTFKGERPYKCPHCDYAGTQSGSLKYHLQRHHREQRNALSASSNSSSAGLTSTINSLTSGTSGLAKQRRSQTNHCPINRGPTDAPTSRLSQQSWLLGLPDQRENRKALAALRDVDLETQYRYLSGVMGALYQGGMEGSWIRESPPPKAPKVSRRKPLTTSRMVQPSSDKESPASSTQEGGFEPLDLSRRPSPGFGGMEDDGVMSVGEGGVVDGGDNSSGVKLSQCLFCPFRTSSAELMAMHLQVNHTSKSRRKRGSSTTLDYGGASKSTKLGTDLSDLDSLGIWRPEGEAPLGEWSSTQTLNGLSEDQAGHGGHVLDYPDSKLASVSKNVRDGLGLREKLEEEDEEQEEELEDNLENSSGEDSQDQDLRMSLALSPALSSNHMVEDEERV
- the znf219 gene encoding zinc finger protein 219 isoform X1, which produces MDSPPECVLSLSCEQPQSPPTLPSLDHSPQALSPHTQLSLPDSPVLLPIHSPGPSPLSPDTTPYFNLSPFPLHEEDNHHDVDEEDDEEGLDAVPPSPTPAVALFPGGGGQEAGCSPGLDTSPPVTPSAPLLGFETLELALSSGPSGTCNDELDLQLFQKDTVTRAIPGGGGASSGPALKFPCHVCGKRFRFQSILSLHARAHSLDRDRRASALYRSGLPSAPLKQQLKVQQNHKDIIQNHRSHTNQRLLPGTLIQHLIEEEHVDGEVKGLDEGLQTDHNPNFLLDDSTPLTPPLTEDPVSVTSPYYSTTGEGASTPTAPTFRCHACKGKFRTASELARHVRILHNPYKCTLCPFSASQEESLASHLQECHPSPEVPSLPPAFNSRPIIATPDTPVPTPTHTPAPTPNTPQVTPAAAAAVSPTLPAFRCEICGQRFTQSWFLKGHMRKHKDSLDHKCQVCGRGFKEPWFLKNHMKVHLNKLGLKAGLGTLGGPGGANQQAKGSASNHSLNALYSSLLLAQRGGGRGGRSERNAGGRLGMGSSKSAILGYLGLPSDGSGASCMERLQAVAQVAEMGNGGGGIGGPGGGDLGRAARATGDATASVSEGEQATWWQLVARSLAVAQQQQQQQHQQQQQQQQQQQQQQQQQQQQQQQQQQQQQQRSHQQGQQQGQRGAGRSSVITDADQVRAYLGGLDPREDSGAGGPWECPDCGKLFRSLQQVVVHARVHTQRPQKGGGGEVEGGGSRRGAGLGRAGSGEVRQESQLHGGGSQQAGEVRQESKLHSGGSQQAGAATGFHSIISTFKEENGLTAVSSIPSVPIRERVRGRGIKDCPYCGKAFRSSHHLKVHLRVHTGERPYKCPHCDYAGTQSGSLKYHLQRHHREQRNALSASSNSSSAGLTSTINSLTSGTSGLAKQRRSQTNHCPINRGPTDAPTSRLSQQSWLLGLPDQRENRKALAALRDVDLETQYRYLSGVMGALYQGGMEGSWIRESPPPKAPKVSRRKPLTTSRMVQPSSDKESPASSTQEGGFEPLDLSRRPSPGFGGMEDDGVMSVGEGGVVDGGDNSSGVKLSQCLFCPFRTSSAELMAMHLQVNHTSKSRRKRGSSTTLDYGGASKSTKLGTDLSDLDSLGIWRPEGEAPLGEWSSTQTLNGLSEDQAGHGGHVLDYPDSKLASVSKNVRDGLGLREKLEEEDEEQEEELEDNLENSSGEDSQDQDLRMSLALSPALSSNHMVEDEERV